A window of Echeneis naucrates chromosome 13, fEcheNa1.1, whole genome shotgun sequence contains these coding sequences:
- the ptx3a gene encoding pentraxin-related protein PTX3: MFRWRLPQAVCVLSICVCLLLAYEDDIEVNYADNYDNEIPEQETPEATPSPPPCSSTDLTKWDKLFSMLENSQMRENMLLQYADDIIKVEMGLLRGEMLRFIAQYGGSCGVAVDTAGRKIVFQLEGLLREILGRLRPGDQAPAAAGNSFSNSKNLEGMLQQLLSAAQSQASRLTKLEANCFSGPGAGTGMNAKAGFQIQDGGSEHRVQEVTSQEAALDAVLATLQQMNVELKEVLTSSRQRYLPAGNEMALLFPMRSRRIYTSVIPDVPLSIASFTVCLWAKPTTVANKTVLFSYGNRRNPYEIQLLLSQTTALFTIGGEAHLVEARGVVKQGEWIHLCGAWSSNQGLATLWAGGKKVASTPGVAEGHVLPDGGSLQLGQERNGCCPVSASGGSGITGFEEGFDPKLAFAGKMTGVNMWDRVLSEEEISQLALQKSEGFVQRGNVVAWGVTEMVPHGGAQFIF; this comes from the exons ATGTTTCGGTGGAGGCTCCCCCAGGCAGTCTGTGTGCTGtcgatctgtgtgtgtctccttctCGCATACGAGGATGATATCGAAGTCAACTACGCTGACAACTACGACAATGAAATCCCAGAGCAAGAAACACCAGAAG CCACCCCGAGCCCCCCCCCCTGCAGCTCTACAGACCTGACCAAGTGGGACAAACTCTTTTCGATGCTGGAGAACAGTCAGATGAGGGAGAACATGCTGCTTCAGTATGCTGATGATATCATCAAGGTGGAAATGGGGTTGCTGCGCGGAGAAATGCTCAG GTTCATAGCCCAGTATGGTGGCTCCTGTGGGGTTGCAGTGGacacagcaggaagaaaaattGTTTTTCAACTGGAGGGCTTGCTCAGAGAAATCTTGGGGCGTCTCAGGCCTGGAGATCAGGCACCTGCTGCTGCCGGGAACTCATTCAGCAATTCTAAAAACTTGGAGGGGATGCTCCAACAActcctctctgcagcacaaTCACAAGCTTCCCGTCTCACCAAGCTGGAGGCCAACTGCTTCAGCGGTCCCGGGGCTGGGACGGGGATGAATGCAAAAGCAGGATTCCAGATTCAGGATGGCGGGTCTGAGCATAGGGTGCAGGAGGTCACATCACAAGAGGCCGCACTAGATGCGGTTCTGGCTACACTGCAACAGATGAATGTGGAGCTGAAGGAGGTCCTGACATCATCAAGGCAAAGATACCTACCCGCAG GCAACGAAATGGCCCTCCTCTTCCCGATGCGTTCCCGTCGAATCTACACCTCTGTCATTCCGGATGTCCCTCTCTCCATCGCCTCCTTCACTGTCTGCCTGTGGGCGAAGCCAACCACCGTCGCCAACAAAACAGTACTGTTCTCCTACGGAAACCGTCGCAATCCATATGAgatccagctgctgctgagccaGACCACAGCGCTCTTCACCATTGGAGGGGAAGCTCACCTGGTGGAGGCACGAGGTGTGGTGAAACAAGGAGAGTGGATCCACTTGTGTGGGGCTTGGTCCTCCAATCAGGGCCTGGCAACCCTGTGGGCAGGTGGGAAAAAAGTGGCCTCCACACCAGGCGTGGCTGAGGGACACGTGTTACCCGACGGGGGTTCACTCCAGCTGGGGCAGGAAAGGAACGGCTGCTGCCCTGTGTCTGCAAGCGGCGGGAGCGGCATTACAGGGTTCGAAGAAGGGTTCGATCCCAAGCTGGCATTCGCCGGGAAGATGACAGGAGTTAACATGTGGGACAGAGTGCTTTCAGAGGAGGAGATTTCCCAGCTGGCTTTGCAGAAAAGCGAAGGCTTTGTGCAGAGAGGAAACGTGGTGGCGTGGGGTGTGACAGAGATGGTGCCACATGGAGGCGCTCAGTTCATCTTTTAA
- the LOC115052756 gene encoding lysosomal amino acid transporter 1 homolog, whose amino-acid sequence MATARFPGKSLDVAAVNWTAPVPGRPLCVNGTPWILYLLEECVDNVWEYCSVVIGLISMFCFLLSTLPQVYEAYRNGKVEEAMSFGFLLFLFSGDITSFAGCYLTSQLPIQVVTVVFYIFTDLILISQFLYYKIKNSSSRKSPVLKWLCFTWCGAATSVLLVLPKLIIDNSVTSDTQSASTSKSVEMTGYICGYLASIFYLCSRLPQLYKNFQRQSTEGTSYLLFALAMMGNGTYGLSVIVVLPALKGSKQTFIIKHLAWLIGSLGVLILDFLVTAQFIMYKKNNSAKSGTLISVPEVEPLLCEEEELSWL is encoded by the exons ATGGCTACAGCTCGGTTCCCCGGGAAGAGTTTGGACGTGGCCGCCGTCAACTGGACCGCTCCGGTTCCGGGCAGACCGCTGTGTGTGAACGGAACCCCGTGGATCCTCTACCTGCTGGAGGAGTGTGTGGATAATGTGTGGGAGTACTGCAGCGTGGTCATAGGGCTCATTTCCatgttctgttttcttctgtccacTTTGCC GCAGGTCTATGAGGCCTATCGCAATGGGAAAGTGGAGGAGGCCATGTCTTTTggcttccttctcttcctcttcagtgGAGACATTACCAGCTTCGCAGGGTGTTATCTCACTAGCCAGCTGCCTATccag GTAGTCACAGTGGTGTTTTACATCTTCACAGACCTGATCCTCATCTCCCAGTTTCTCTATTATAAGATCAAGAACAGCTCCAGCAGAA AGAGCCCTGTGTTGAAGTGGCTGTGCTTTACGTGGTGCGGTGCTGCTACATCAGTTCTCCTGGTTTTACCCAAGCTCATTATAGACAATAGTGTAACCTCAGATACCCAG AGTGCATCTACCTCTAAATCAGTGGAAATGACTGGCTACATATGTGGCTACCTGGCGTCTATTTTCTACCTCTGCTCACGTTTGCCTCAACTCTATAAAAAT TTTCAGCGACAGTCAACAGAAGGGACTTCTTACCTGCTGTTTGCGCTGGCCATGATGGGCAATGGGACGTACGGCTTGAGCGTCATTGTGGTCCTACCTGCCCTGAAGGGCTCCAAACAGACATTCATCATTAAACATCTGGCCTGGCTCATTGGCAGCCTGGGAGTCCTCATACTTGACTTCTTG GTGACTGCCCAATTCATCATGTACAAGAAGAACAACTCAGCTAAAAGCGGCACTCTAATCAGTGTGCCAGAGGTGGAACCTCTCCTGTGTGAAGAAGAGGAATTATCTTGGTTATAG